The genomic DNA CTCTTCGAGCATCTCGTCGAACCGGCCCTCCGGCACGTTCTCCGAACCCTCGAACATCAGGTGCTCGAACAGGTGGGCAAAGCCGGTGCGTCCGGGCACTTCCTCCTTGGAGCCGACATGGTACCACACGTTGACGCACACGAGCGGCGCGCGACGGTCCTCGTGCACGATGACGCGGAGCCCGTTGTCGAGCGCGATCAGCTCGTACGGCAGCCTGATGTCGTGCATCAGCGACCGCCCAGCACGGTCGTGGCCGGGAACAGCACGCTCTCGCGCAGCACGTATTCCCACCGCTTGCGACCCGAGGCGGCATCGATCGGTGCGTTCGCCGCCGGTGCGCGATAGGGCACGATGTGCGATCGCCGCGCGAGCACCTCGAGACGCATCATGTGGTAGCTGTCGCTGACGAGCAGCGCGCTCTCGAGTCCTGCGGCGTCCATGAGCGCACCGGCGGCGCGGACCGACTGTG from Longimicrobiales bacterium includes the following:
- a CDS encoding YdcF family protein, which codes for VVLGAAQYNGRPSPVLQARLDHALDLYDRGLARHLIFTGGTGVGDTVSEAEVSRRYAVSKGVPASAIMTERDGLTSAQSVRAAGALMDAAGLESALLVSDSYHMMRLEVLARRSHIVPYRAPAANAPIDAASGRKRWEYVLRESVLFPATTVLGGR